The DNA window TTATAACCTTGACCACTCCACCCAGACAAGCTACTACGAGCGGGGAAAATCATTCACTGTCCACAAAAGCGCAGCACGCATGGTGAACATTGAGTTGGTCGAACTATCTCTCGTTGCTACCCCATTATTCCACAACTCCTTTAATTCATCCACCAAAGGtcttaaaaatatatccatgtctttacctggagattttgcaccaGGAATTAGGGTAGATAGCAAGAAATAATTATCTTTCATACATAACCAAGGTGGTAGATTATAGTTAGCCAACACCACTGGCCACATGCTGTATGCAAgactcatgttgccaaatggattaaatcCATCGAAATTAACCCAAGTCGAACATTTCTTGGGTCCCTTGCAAAATCGGGATGTTTTGCATCAAAGTCTTTCCAAGCTAAACCATCGACCGGGTGTCGCAACACCccatcatcttttgattttccaGTATGATGCCATATCATGCTTTTCGCTGTAATCCTCGAACTATATAATCTTTTAAGTCGAGGTGTCAACGGAAAGTATCGCATGACTTTGCAAGGAACTTTTTTTCCTTTCCCGTTCTCGGAAGTAACCCAACGACTAGTTCCGCAAACTGGACAAGCCTCCTTGGATGCATTCTCCTTATAAAATAAGCAACAATTATACAAACAGACATCGATATTATCATAACCCAAGCCTAATTTCTTCAATCTCTTTTTTGCCTCGTAGTAAGTTGAtggaatattattttccttCGGAAACGCAAACTTTAAAAGCTTCAATAATTCTTCAAAGATGTTATTAGGAATTTTTCCCCTAACTTTTAAATGCAATAGCTTTGCTAAAAAGTTAAGAGATGAAATCCAATCACAACCGGGATACAATTCAGCTTCAATTTCCTCAAATAAGTC is part of the Cannabis sativa cultivar Pink pepper isolate KNU-18-1 chromosome 5, ASM2916894v1, whole genome shotgun sequence genome and encodes:
- the LOC133038099 gene encoding uncharacterized protein LOC133038099 — encoded protein: MATIDKSWTKIRNRGCHEFWNGLQAFLAMASEHKDCDGRIRCPCVRCINSRFEKIDRVRAHVFDRGFMQGYDKWIYHGEPEDAVVDVAVADVESEDEMIPILKDFFPSTTEAQGEDEQPTTNPQFDDLFEEIEAELYPGCDWISSLNFLAKLLHLKVRGKIPNNIFEELLKLLKFAFPKENNIPSTYYEAKKRLKKLGLGYDNIDVCLYNCCLFYKENASKEACPVCGTSRWVTSENGKGKKVPCKVMRYFPLTPRLKRLYSSRITAKSMIWHHTGKSKDDGVLRHPVDGLAWKDFDAKHPDFARDPRNVRLGLISMDLIHLAT